In Nevskia ramosa DSM 11499, the DNA window GTGCACGCCGCGCTCGCTGAACTCGAAACGGCCGCCGATCAGCACGTCGCGCACGGTGCGTGACACCAGCACTTCGCCGGCTTCGGCATAGCCGAGCACGCGGGCGCCGATGTGCACGGCCATGCCGCCGATGCGGCCTTCCTCGCGCAGCTCGATCTCGCCGATGTGCAGGCCGGTGCGGATCTCGATCTTCAGCGCGTCCATCGCTGGATGCAGCGCGCGAGCGCAGTCGATCGCCTTGCCGGGAGTGCCGAAGGTTGCCAGGGTGCCGTCACCGGCGGCATCGACCAATCGGCCGCCGTAGCTGCTGATCGCGTCGCGGACGATGCGATCGTGCTGGTCGAGCTTTTCCCGCCAGGCCGCATCGCCGAGCTTGGCGAGCTGCTTGGTCGAATCGACGATGTCGGTGAACAGCAGGGTCGCCAGCACCCGCTCGGGCACTTGCAGCGGCTTCTGGCCGGTGACGAATTCCTCGATCGCCGCGACGATCTCGTCGGTGCCTTCCCAGATCATGTCGGCGTCGCGGCCGGGAATCTCCAGATAGCGCCCGCCCGGTGCGTGCTCGGCGATGTAGCGGCTCTGCACGGCCGGGAAGATCGCCAGATCGCGGCGGCCCAGCGACAGCAGCGGCACCTTGATGGTCGGCAGCAGGTGGCGGGCATCGAGCTTCGCCGAAATCTGCAGGTTCTCGACCACCGCGCGCGGTGAAGCCATCGCCCGGTGCAGCTTGGTGTACCACTTGAGCGCGGCCGGATTGTCGGCCTGGCTGGGATCGAAGGTCGCCGCGAATTCGGTGCGGCCCCAGCCCTGGGCAACCATCTCGATCAGCGCATCGCCGACCGCCTGCGGGTGACCTTCGGGGTAGTCCGGGCGCTGCGCGAAGCAGGCGCTGGTGAACACGAAGAGCAAGCCCGACACCCGTGCCGGATAGCGGGCGTAGAACTCCAGCAGCAGCGGGCCGGCGTCGATGGTACCGAGCAGCACCGCCTGTTCCGAGCCGGCGGCATCGAGCACGGCGAGCAGATCCTCGATCCAGTGATCGACCATCGTGCCGCCATCGAGCGGCCGCGGATCGGACAGGCCGCAGCCACGTCGATCGAAGCGGATCAGCCGCGAGAAACCGGCGACCCGACGCATCCAGCGCGCCGAGCTTGGCTCTTCCCAGAAGATGTCGAGATGGCTCCAGACGCCGGTGGTCAGCACCAGATCACGCGCGGTCACGCCCGGCGGCGGGCCGAGCAGTTGGTAGGCAACGCGGTCGTCGCCGCGCGGGGCGAACTGGGTGTCGGGCTGGTCCAAGACGAAGTGGAAGGCGATGGGACCTGGACATGATGCACGGCGCCTGCGGCGCTGTCCTGACAGCACTTCCGTCGGGGCGGATGGAAGCGCCGGGCGGTCGGGCGCACACTGTGCGGCTTCGCGCAGTGCCTTGCAGGGCCGCGCTAGCCACAGATTTACGGATTCCTGACGATGTTGTCTCTCTTCTCGCCGGCGTTTCGCGCCGAAGTCACCGCCAACCTGCGCCTGGCGCTGCCGCTGATCGCCGCCCAGATCGCCGCCGTCGGCATGGGTACGGTCGATACCATCTACGCCGGCCGGCTCGGCCCGCAGCCGCTGGCTGCGGTGGCCGTGGCGGTCAACGTCTACAACCTGTTCCTGATCTTTTTCATGGGCCTGCTGATGGCCTGCGCGCCGATCGCCGCGCAGCTCTATGGCGCCCAGCGGCCGCAGGCCGAACTCGGCGCTTTCCTGCGCCGGTCGCGGCGCTTCGCGCTGATCGTCGGGGTGATCTGGACCTTGTTGCTGAATCTGGTCGGCCCGCTGATGCTGAAGGCGCTCGGCTTGTCGGCGGCGACCACGGCGGATGCGATCGAATTCCTGCGCTGGTATTCCGGTGTCGGCCTGATGACGGCGCTCTGGTTCGCGCTGCGTTTCGGCGCCGAAGGCCTGGGCCAGGTGCGGCCGATCGTCATCGCTGCCTTGATCGGTCCGGCCGCCAACGCACTGTTCGGCTGGCTGCTGTTGTTCGGGCCGTTCGGGCTGCCGACGTTCGGCATCAAGGGCCTGGGCCTGGCCTCGACGCTGGCGACCACCTTGATGGCCGCCGTGCTCGCCTGGCAGTACCGCCGGGTGCCGGCGCTGCGCGCGACCTGGGTCGCCGATGCCGCGACCGGACAGTTGGCGACCGGTGAAGGCGCGCGCGACATCCTCAAGCTCGGCCTGCCGATCGCCGCGATCATCACGGCGGAGGGTGGCTTGTTCGTGCTCACCGCGTTGCTGATGGCGCGCTTCGGCGAAGGCACCGTCGCGGCCTATCAGATCGCGATCAATTTCTCGTCGCTGGTGTTCATGATTCCGCTCGGCGTGGCGATGGCGACGACGGTGCGCGTCGGCCATGCCGCCGGTGCCGGTGACTTTGCGGCGGCGCGCAGCCGTGGCTACACCGGCGTGGCGCTCGGCGGGCTCAATGCCGCGTCGAACGCCGCGATCATGCTGCTGTTCAGCGGCCTGATCGTCGCCTTCTATACCGACGACACGGCGATCGCGATGCAGGCCGCCGGCTTCCTGTGGCTGGCGGCGGCGTTCCAGTTGTTCGACGGCCTGCAGGCCACCGCCAACGGCGCGCTGCGTGGCTTGAAGGACACCCGCATGCCGATGCTGCTGACGATGCTGTCGTACTGGGCGATCGGCATGCCGGTGGCCTGGTGGCTGGCGTTCCGCGCCGGCCTCGGCCCGGATGGCATGTGGTGGGGCCTGACCGCGGGGCTCGGCATGGCTGCGCTCGGCCTGTCGCTGCGCTTCCGGCACAAGGCCGGCAAGCTGGTTCGACGGGCCGGTGCATCGACATCCCGGCCGGTCGAAACCTGAGGCCCCTTACTGACTGGCTATTTGCTCGACCAGAAGCGGCTCTTGTCGTTGACGAAGATCTTCTTCGGAATCATCGAGTGGATGCCCTGGGTGCCGTCGACGACTTGGGTGACGCGGAAATCCACACCGATGCTCGACAAGGTGAAGGCGCGCTTGAACTCCATTCCCTTCAGATCGAACAGATAGCTGTTGGTCTGACGGATCGCCATCTGCATCGCCTTGTCGAGCACCGGGTCAAGGCCGAAGGCCATCCAGTGCGTGGTGCTTTCGGCGCGCGGCGCAGTCAGCTTCATGCCCTTGTGCAGGATGAACTGCAGGATCGCGGTGTTGGCGGTTTCCATCGCGGTGACGGTGACCTCGCCGTCGCCCTGTCCGGCATGCGAATCGCCTGTGTAGAACAGGCCGCCAGGATGGAACACCGGCAGGAACAGCGAGGTGCCGCCGACCAGTTCCTTGCAGTCGAGATTCCCGCCGAACACGCCGGGCGGGCCGCTGCGGCGGTTCGGGCCATCTTCGGCCGGCGGCTGCACGCCCATCACGCCCATGAACGGGCCGAGCGGAATCTCGATGCCCGGCTCGTAGACGCCAACCTTGCGCGCCAGATCGAGCTTGACGGTGTGCGAATACATCTCCGGCACTTCATCGGGAATGCCGCCGCGGCCCGGCCGGGTCGACACCGTCGCATACGGAATGCGCGGCTCCACCGACAGGATGCGGATCTCGATCGCATCGCCGGGCATCGCACCTTCGATGGCGATCGGCCCGACCAGGATATGGC includes these proteins:
- a CDS encoding adenylate/guanylate cyclase domain-containing protein, which encodes MDQPDTQFAPRGDDRVAYQLLGPPPGVTARDLVLTTGVWSHLDIFWEEPSSARWMRRVAGFSRLIRFDRRGCGLSDPRPLDGGTMVDHWIEDLLAVLDAAGSEQAVLLGTIDAGPLLLEFYARYPARVSGLLFVFTSACFAQRPDYPEGHPQAVGDALIEMVAQGWGRTEFAATFDPSQADNPAALKWYTKLHRAMASPRAVVENLQISAKLDARHLLPTIKVPLLSLGRRDLAIFPAVQSRYIAEHAPGGRYLEIPGRDADMIWEGTDEIVAAIEEFVTGQKPLQVPERVLATLLFTDIVDSTKQLAKLGDAAWREKLDQHDRIVRDAISSYGGRLVDAAGDGTLATFGTPGKAIDCARALHPAMDALKIEIRTGLHIGEIELREEGRIGGMAVHIGARVLGYAEAGEVLVSRTVRDVLIGGRFEFSERGVHTLKGVPSKWPLYAVDEPETGEETEAPGLRERLRSRLR
- a CDS encoding MATE family efflux transporter, translating into MLSLFSPAFRAEVTANLRLALPLIAAQIAAVGMGTVDTIYAGRLGPQPLAAVAVAVNVYNLFLIFFMGLLMACAPIAAQLYGAQRPQAELGAFLRRSRRFALIVGVIWTLLLNLVGPLMLKALGLSAATTADAIEFLRWYSGVGLMTALWFALRFGAEGLGQVRPIVIAALIGPAANALFGWLLLFGPFGLPTFGIKGLGLASTLATTLMAAVLAWQYRRVPALRATWVADAATGQLATGEGARDILKLGLPIAAIITAEGGLFVLTALLMARFGEGTVAAYQIAINFSSLVFMIPLGVAMATTVRVGHAAGAGDFAAARSRGYTGVALGGLNAASNAAIMLLFSGLIVAFYTDDTAIAMQAAGFLWLAAAFQLFDGLQATANGALRGLKDTRMPMLLTMLSYWAIGMPVAWWLAFRAGLGPDGMWWGLTAGLGMAALGLSLRFRHKAGKLVRRAGASTSRPVET
- a CDS encoding acetamidase/formamidase family protein, with product MRALASTALLAVLSSTALSAFAAPAYEHYLKLRPENVAIGNFPIEKKPILTVKSGATVRIDGGGGQRWQDKDPLVWAKEEGISLTAEQAAAMTETARVLKETPRQAGIDGGHILVGPIAIEGAMPGDAIEIRILSVEPRIPYATVSTRPGRGGIPDEVPEMYSHTVKLDLARKVGVYEPGIEIPLGPFMGVMGVQPPAEDGPNRRSGPPGVFGGNLDCKELVGGTSLFLPVFHPGGLFYTGDSHAGQGDGEVTVTAMETANTAILQFILHKGMKLTAPRAESTTHWMAFGLDPVLDKAMQMAIRQTNSYLFDLKGMEFKRAFTLSSIGVDFRVTQVVDGTQGIHSMIPKKIFVNDKSRFWSSK